The following are encoded together in the Bacillus sp. V2I10 genome:
- a CDS encoding DUF1292 domain-containing protein codes for MEHGEKQITVVDENGNEQLCEILFTFASEEFGKSYVLYYPLGEQDDEEEIEIHASSFEPTADGVDGELAPIETEEEWDLVEEMLNTFLDNEEEEK; via the coding sequence ATGGAACACGGAGAAAAACAAATTACAGTAGTAGACGAAAATGGAAATGAACAGCTTTGTGAAATTCTTTTCACATTTGCATCTGAAGAATTTGGAAAATCATATGTGCTTTACTACCCTCTTGGCGAGCAGGATGATGAAGAGGAAATCGAAATTCATGCATCAAGCTTCGAACCGACAGCAGACGGGGTAGATGGAGAATTAGCACCGATTGAAACAGAAGAAGAGTGGGATCTTGTAGAAGAGATGCTGAATACATTCCTTGATAACGAAGAGGAAGAAAAGTAA
- the alaS gene encoding alanine--tRNA ligase, with the protein MKTLTSAQVRQMFLDFFKEKGHAVEPSASLVPHEDPSLLWINSGVATLKKYFDGRVIPANPRICNAQKSIRTNDIENVGKTARHHTFFEMLGNFSIGDYFKVEAIEWAWEFLTSEEWIGFDPEKLSVTIHPEDDEAFLIWKDKIGVPEERIIRLEGNFWDIGEGPSGPNTEIFYDRGKVYGNDPKDPELYPGGENERYLEVWNLVFSEFNHNSDGTYTPLPKKNIDTGMGLERMVSVIQDVPTNFDTDLFMPIIESTETISGEKYRTDHEKDEAFKVVADHIRTVTFAVGDGALPSNEGRGYVLRRLLRRAVRYAKKLNINRPFMYELVPVVGEIMVDFYPEVKAKTEFIQKVIKNEEERFHETLNDGLSILSEVVKLQKAKGSRIIPGTDVFRLYDTYGFPVELTEEYAQEEQMEIDHEGFKKEMEGQRERARAARQDVDSMQVQGGVLGEIKADSTFVGYTQLTAKASVSVLLKDGKLTDNANAGDEVQLILNETPFYAESGGQIADEGTIENDAVKLQVKHVQKAPNGQNLHTAVVISGTVKTNDEVTAAVNETTRSAVIKNHTATHLLHQALKDVLGGHVNQAGSLVTAERLRFDFSHFGQVQPEELEQIEQIVNEQIWKSIGVNIELKPIAEAKEMGAMALFGEKYGNIVRVVQVGDYSLELCGGCHVDNTASIGLFKIVAETGIGAGTRRIEAVTGQAAYQLIKDQLSILFDVSSKLKSNPKDAASRVDALLSEVRSLQRENESLTAKLGNVEAGSLLGSAVQIDGVTLLSSKVNAKDMNSLRTMVDELKQKLGSAIVILGAAHDGKVSLAAGVTSDLVEKGYHSGKLIKEVAVRCGGSGGGRPDMAQAGGKDPEKLEEALKYALEWVKTI; encoded by the coding sequence ATGAAAACACTAACTTCAGCACAAGTTCGTCAAATGTTTTTAGATTTCTTCAAGGAAAAAGGCCATGCAGTGGAACCAAGTGCTTCTCTGGTTCCTCATGAAGATCCGTCCCTGCTTTGGATCAACAGCGGAGTTGCGACATTGAAAAAATATTTCGACGGCCGAGTCATCCCGGCAAATCCAAGAATTTGCAATGCACAAAAATCAATCCGGACAAATGATATTGAAAATGTCGGCAAGACAGCCCGTCATCATACATTTTTTGAGATGCTTGGAAACTTTTCAATCGGTGATTATTTTAAAGTAGAAGCCATCGAGTGGGCATGGGAATTCTTAACGAGTGAAGAGTGGATTGGCTTTGATCCAGAAAAACTGTCCGTTACCATTCATCCGGAAGATGATGAAGCATTCTTAATCTGGAAAGATAAAATTGGTGTGCCTGAAGAGCGGATTATCCGTCTGGAAGGAAACTTCTGGGATATCGGCGAGGGACCAAGCGGACCGAATACAGAAATTTTCTATGACCGCGGCAAAGTTTATGGAAACGACCCTAAAGACCCTGAGTTATACCCAGGCGGAGAAAATGAGCGATACCTGGAAGTATGGAACCTTGTATTCTCAGAGTTCAATCATAATTCAGACGGTACATATACCCCGCTGCCAAAGAAAAACATTGATACAGGAATGGGACTTGAGCGGATGGTATCTGTTATTCAGGACGTTCCGACCAACTTCGATACAGATTTGTTTATGCCGATCATCGAATCAACTGAAACGATTTCAGGCGAAAAATACCGCACTGATCATGAAAAAGATGAAGCCTTCAAGGTTGTAGCTGATCATATTCGCACGGTTACATTTGCTGTTGGAGATGGTGCCCTTCCATCAAATGAAGGACGCGGATACGTGCTGCGCCGCCTTTTGCGCAGAGCAGTAAGATATGCAAAGAAACTCAATATCAACCGCCCGTTTATGTATGAGCTTGTACCGGTTGTCGGGGAAATTATGGTTGACTTCTACCCTGAAGTAAAAGCAAAAACAGAGTTTATTCAAAAAGTCATAAAAAATGAAGAAGAACGCTTCCATGAAACGTTAAATGACGGATTGTCCATTTTATCTGAAGTTGTAAAATTGCAAAAAGCTAAAGGAAGCCGCATCATTCCTGGAACGGACGTTTTCCGTCTTTATGATACATACGGATTTCCTGTTGAACTTACAGAAGAGTACGCACAAGAAGAGCAAATGGAAATCGACCATGAAGGCTTCAAAAAAGAGATGGAAGGCCAGCGCGAGCGTGCACGTGCTGCAAGGCAGGATGTTGATTCTATGCAGGTGCAGGGCGGAGTACTTGGCGAAATTAAAGCCGACAGCACTTTCGTCGGATACACTCAGCTTACGGCGAAAGCTTCAGTGTCTGTTCTTCTGAAAGACGGGAAGCTGACAGACAATGCAAATGCTGGAGATGAAGTGCAGCTTATTTTAAATGAAACGCCTTTTTATGCTGAGAGCGGCGGTCAAATTGCGGATGAAGGCACAATTGAAAATGATGCAGTCAAATTGCAAGTAAAGCATGTACAAAAGGCTCCAAATGGACAAAACCTGCATACTGCAGTTGTGATCAGCGGCACAGTGAAAACAAATGATGAAGTAACTGCTGCTGTTAATGAAACAACTAGAAGTGCGGTCATTAAAAACCATACTGCAACACATCTCTTGCATCAGGCTCTTAAAGATGTTCTTGGGGGACATGTCAATCAGGCAGGATCACTTGTAACAGCTGAAAGACTTCGATTTGACTTTTCACATTTTGGTCAAGTGCAGCCTGAAGAGCTTGAACAGATTGAGCAAATTGTAAACGAACAAATCTGGAAGAGCATCGGAGTCAATATCGAGCTTAAACCAATTGCTGAAGCGAAGGAAATGGGTGCAATGGCTCTTTTTGGCGAAAAATACGGAAATATTGTCAGAGTTGTTCAAGTAGGAGATTACAGCCTTGAACTGTGCGGAGGCTGCCATGTTGACAATACCGCTTCCATCGGCCTGTTTAAAATTGTAGCTGAAACAGGAATAGGTGCAGGCACACGAAGAATAGAAGCAGTTACCGGACAAGCCGCTTATCAGCTGATAAAAGACCAGCTATCCATTCTTTTTGACGTTTCATCAAAACTGAAATCAAATCCTAAAGATGCTGCAAGCCGTGTAGATGCGCTGCTCAGTGAAGTTCGCTCTCTCCAAAGGGAAAATGAATCATTAACAGCTAAATTGGGTAATGTAGAAGCTGGAAGCTTATTGGGCAGCGCTGTACAAATTGATGGTGTAACCCTTCTTTCAAGCAAAGTAAATGCAAAAGACATGAACAGTCTTAGAACAATGGTCGATGAATTAAAGCAAAAATTAGGATCAGCCATTGTCATTCTTGGAGCAGCTCATGACGGAAAAGTAAGTCTTGCAGCAGGAGTTACAAGTGATTTAGTCGAAAAGGGTTACCACTCAGGGAAATTAATTAAAGAGGTAGCTGTAAGATGCGGAGGAAGCGGAGGCGGCCGTCCTGATATGGCACAGGCTGGCGGCAAGGATCCTGAAAAACTTGAAGAAGCTTTGAAGTATGCATTAGAATGGGTTAAAACTATCTAA
- the mltG gene encoding endolytic transglycosylase MltG: MSEADSNKHSIQNKLLEKQQEAKVIRKIVLVIFVVLVILMTGLIGGGYLYIKSALQPVDEKDKNAINVNIPIGSSVSSIAAILEEKKIIKDKRVFKYYVKFKNESGFQAGDYKLTPSMEIEDIVASLKSGKVITDVVFQIRVPEGIQIRDIAKSIAKHSGFTEKEVLSRMNNKEFIAAMQKKYPETITKDIYGQNIKYPLEGYLYPATYPFYEKKPSLDFILEEMIKKTHTVIISYLPQLEEKKISVHQFLTMASLIEEEATKSVDRNKISSVFYNRIEKKMPLQTDPTVLYALGEHKDRVYYKDLEVKSPYNTYKVKGLPPGPIANPGDQSMKAALEPEKTDFLYFLATKKGEVIFTKTLEEHNKAKAEHISNK; encoded by the coding sequence ATGTCAGAAGCTGATTCGAACAAACATTCAATCCAAAATAAACTCCTTGAAAAACAGCAGGAAGCTAAAGTCATCCGAAAAATAGTCCTTGTGATTTTTGTTGTTTTAGTCATTTTAATGACAGGATTAATCGGTGGCGGCTATTTATATATAAAGTCTGCGCTGCAGCCTGTAGATGAAAAGGACAAAAATGCAATTAATGTAAACATTCCAATAGGATCATCCGTTTCCTCAATTGCAGCCATTTTAGAAGAAAAGAAAATCATTAAGGATAAAAGAGTATTTAAATACTATGTGAAATTTAAAAATGAGTCAGGATTTCAGGCGGGAGACTACAAATTAACACCCTCGATGGAAATCGAAGATATCGTGGCAAGTCTTAAATCCGGTAAAGTGATTACGGATGTTGTGTTCCAAATTCGAGTTCCCGAGGGAATCCAAATAAGGGACATTGCTAAATCGATAGCCAAACATTCAGGGTTTACCGAAAAAGAAGTCCTCAGCAGGATGAATAATAAAGAGTTCATAGCTGCGATGCAAAAGAAATATCCGGAAACCATCACGAAAGATATCTATGGACAGAATATTAAATATCCTCTTGAAGGCTATTTGTATCCTGCGACCTATCCTTTTTATGAGAAAAAGCCTTCCCTTGATTTTATTTTAGAAGAGATGATTAAAAAGACGCATACTGTTATAATCTCTTATCTTCCGCAGCTTGAAGAGAAGAAAATATCGGTCCATCAATTTCTTACAATGGCATCTCTGATTGAAGAAGAAGCTACAAAATCAGTTGACCGGAATAAAATATCAAGTGTATTCTACAACCGGATTGAAAAGAAAATGCCACTACAGACAGATCCTACTGTGCTGTATGCACTCGGGGAGCATAAGGACAGAGTTTATTATAAAGATCTAGAAGTGAAATCACCCTATAATACGTATAAGGTGAAAGGACTTCCTCCCGGACCAATTGCAAATCCCGGAGATCAATCCATGAAAGCGGCATTGGAGCCTGAAAAAACAGATTTTCTTTATTTCCTGGCAACAAAAAAAGGTGAAGTCATTTTCACGAAAACACTTGAAGAGCACAACAAAGCTAAAGCAGAGCATATTTCCAATAAATAA
- a CDS encoding IreB family regulatory phosphoprotein produces the protein MSSFDKTMKFNFSEEAVETNVNEVLFTVYDALKEKGYNPINQIVGYLLSGDPAYIPRHRDARNLIRKLERDELIEELVKSYLHHHRED, from the coding sequence ATGAGTTCCTTTGATAAAACGATGAAGTTTAACTTTTCTGAGGAAGCAGTGGAAACAAATGTGAATGAAGTCCTGTTCACTGTATACGATGCTTTGAAAGAAAAAGGCTATAATCCGATTAACCAAATCGTTGGGTACCTGCTCTCTGGAGATCCTGCATATATCCCCCGTCATCGCGATGCAAGAAATTTAATTCGCAAGCTTGAACGGGATGAACTCATTGAGGAATTGGTTAAATCGTACTTACACCATCATAGAGAGGATTAA
- the ruvX gene encoding Holliday junction resolvase RuvX has translation MRIIGLDFGSKTLGVAVSDEFGWTAQGLETIKIDEAGGNFGLERLTQIVNEHQAEKIVLGFPKNMNGTVGPRGEASQTFALKLEKKFGIPVILWDERLSTMAAERVLISADVSRKKRKKVIDKMAAVMILQGYLDSLN, from the coding sequence ATGCGAATTATTGGTTTGGATTTTGGCTCCAAAACCCTTGGAGTTGCTGTCAGCGATGAATTTGGCTGGACAGCACAGGGGCTTGAGACGATTAAAATTGATGAAGCCGGCGGCAACTTCGGGCTGGAGCGTCTCACTCAGATTGTGAACGAGCATCAAGCAGAAAAAATCGTTCTTGGATTCCCAAAGAACATGAATGGAACGGTTGGACCAAGAGGTGAAGCAAGCCAGACATTTGCTTTAAAGCTTGAGAAAAAATTTGGGATCCCGGTTATACTATGGGATGAAAGATTGTCCACCATGGCGGCTGAACGAGTTTTGATTTCAGCAGATGTCAGCAGAAAGAAAAGAAAAAAAGTAATTGATAAAATGGCTGCAGTGATGATTTTGCAGGGATACTTAGATAGCCTGAATTAA